The Saccharopolyspora gloriosae genome window below encodes:
- a CDS encoding alpha/beta hydrolase, with product MPLNTFVAGNPGSVRTTAEAVSRLARGVDDIASGWQHALTGSESVWEGTAGDAFRSKSTATGQDADALTALFDGLSSALTAFADELTTVQARMAQAVEVAIGGGLRMLGSALILEPGPMPLPPAEQRRQQRAFHEARETVAQARTWEKVAHERLIAALRSNAHGLRNIGRAEVWARVAAAATWPPAAALAGSAAVMDDRAAEATRGAFERAATTGPAAVRGLWGSLTGPQRADLADRFPQLVGNTDGVPVAARDQANRSILGAQRRAISAELDVLGNRIHADFERHGRSDTSKGKEIKQLTEALRGLDALQGRLGASAAASDHYLLGIDSTAAQRGQTIIAHGNPDHADNTMTLVPGTFSDLGDASDYVAQNDKVLARANELSDGKNAAITWVNYESPNHLLPHAGSGGYAENAHRDLSTFQEGLRATHEGETPSHNTLVGHSYGSVVAGEAAAHGGAHADEVVFLGSPGVGVDSASELGVPGEHVWVAKSDHDLIDWTPSTNPLDWGPTVFGGTDHTRYGVDPADPSFGGRIMPTEPSSGHSDYWDEAPSRESMARIMTGTVGGRTGAP from the coding sequence ATGCCGCTGAACACGTTCGTCGCCGGCAACCCCGGCTCAGTCCGAACAACGGCCGAAGCGGTCAGCCGATTGGCACGAGGCGTCGATGACATCGCTTCCGGCTGGCAGCACGCTCTTACCGGTTCGGAATCGGTGTGGGAGGGAACGGCAGGAGATGCCTTCCGCTCGAAATCCACCGCTACCGGTCAGGACGCGGACGCTCTCACGGCCCTGTTCGACGGGTTGTCCTCGGCGCTGACCGCTTTCGCGGACGAGTTGACGACGGTCCAGGCGCGAATGGCGCAGGCCGTGGAGGTCGCGATCGGCGGCGGGCTCCGAATGCTGGGAAGCGCGCTCATCCTCGAACCGGGCCCGATGCCGCTACCGCCTGCCGAGCAGCGCCGCCAGCAACGCGCGTTCCACGAGGCCCGGGAGACCGTCGCCCAAGCCAGGACGTGGGAGAAGGTCGCTCATGAGCGCCTCATCGCCGCACTCCGGAGCAACGCCCATGGCCTGCGGAACATCGGCCGGGCCGAGGTGTGGGCGCGAGTGGCGGCAGCGGCGACCTGGCCGCCCGCCGCGGCTTTGGCCGGGTCCGCTGCCGTGATGGACGATCGCGCGGCGGAGGCGACCAGGGGTGCTTTCGAGAGAGCCGCGACGACCGGGCCCGCCGCCGTCCGGGGACTGTGGGGCTCGCTGACCGGCCCGCAACGAGCCGACCTGGCGGATCGGTTCCCGCAGCTGGTCGGCAACACCGACGGGGTGCCCGTCGCGGCGCGGGACCAGGCCAACCGTTCGATCCTCGGTGCGCAGCGACGTGCGATCTCCGCCGAGCTCGACGTGCTCGGCAACCGGATCCACGCGGACTTCGAACGACACGGGCGCAGCGACACGTCGAAGGGCAAGGAGATCAAGCAACTCACCGAAGCGCTCCGCGGGCTCGACGCCCTGCAAGGCAGGCTCGGCGCTTCCGCGGCGGCCAGCGATCACTACCTGCTCGGCATCGATTCGACGGCCGCCCAGCGCGGGCAGACCATCATCGCGCACGGCAACCCGGACCACGCGGACAACACCATGACGCTCGTCCCGGGAACCTTCAGCGACCTCGGCGACGCCAGCGACTACGTCGCGCAGAACGACAAGGTCCTCGCTCGGGCGAACGAGCTCTCGGACGGCAAGAACGCCGCGATCACCTGGGTGAACTACGAATCTCCGAATCACCTGCTGCCCCATGCCGGTTCGGGTGGGTACGCGGAGAACGCCCACCGGGACCTGTCGACGTTCCAGGAAGGGCTCCGAGCCACCCACGAAGGAGAAACGCCCTCGCACAACACTCTGGTCGGCCACAGCTACGGATCCGTCGTGGCGGGTGAAGCCGCCGCGCACGGCGGAGCTCATGCGGACGAAGTCGTCTTCCTCGGCAGTCCCGGGGTAGGCGTGGACTCCGCGAGCGAGCTCGGAGTTCCCGGCGAGCACGTGTGGGTCGCCAAATCGGACCACGACCTCATCGACTGGACGCCGTCGACCAACCCCCTCGATTGGGGGCCGACCGTGTTCGGCGGCACCGATCACACCCGGTACGGCGTGGATCCGGCCGATCCGAGCTTCGGCGGGCGGATCATGCCGACCGAGCCGAGCAGCGGCCACAGCGATTACTGGGA
- a CDS encoding glycosyltransferase codes for MRVLLATIGSRGEVQPVVALALRLRALGHDARVSVPPDFRDRIEELGMPVVDLGPRMRAAESWDLSSPDGKRRAAREAVAAQFGTLRDAARGCDVLVGCGAVMVAARSVTQLLGIGHVHAHFCPATLPSPHHAPAPWPGWPQDEVGDHRDAWAADAQRWEDTWGAALNAHRVDAGLAPVEDVRGHVLTDRPWLAADPVLGPWPEPGDLGVVQTGAWLLPGGGPLPVAVESFLDDGAPPVYFGLGSMPAPGGDVGRVVLAAAREAGRRVIVSRGWAELDLDRGGDLLVVGEVDHRVLFPRVAAVVHHGGAGTTTTAARAGVPQVLLPQVYDQHYWAGRVEDLGIGAAHPAGMPTPASLLDALERASRPGVRARARAVAAEVRTDGARVAAERLVGGS; via the coding sequence ATGCGGGTGTTGCTGGCGACCATCGGGTCGCGGGGTGAGGTGCAGCCGGTGGTGGCGCTGGCGCTGCGGCTGCGGGCGCTCGGGCACGACGCCCGGGTGAGCGTGCCGCCGGATTTCCGAGACCGGATCGAGGAGCTGGGGATGCCGGTCGTCGACCTCGGGCCGCGGATGCGGGCGGCGGAGTCCTGGGACCTGTCGTCGCCCGACGGCAAGCGGCGCGCGGCGCGGGAAGCGGTGGCCGCGCAGTTCGGCACGCTCCGGGACGCCGCTCGGGGCTGCGACGTCCTGGTGGGGTGCGGGGCCGTGATGGTGGCCGCGCGTTCGGTGACGCAACTGCTGGGGATCGGCCACGTGCACGCGCACTTCTGCCCCGCCACCTTGCCGTCGCCGCACCACGCGCCGGCGCCGTGGCCCGGCTGGCCGCAGGACGAGGTCGGAGATCACCGCGACGCGTGGGCCGCCGACGCTCAGCGCTGGGAGGACACCTGGGGCGCCGCGCTCAACGCGCACCGCGTCGACGCCGGATTGGCTCCGGTCGAGGACGTGCGGGGCCACGTCCTGACGGATCGGCCTTGGCTGGCCGCCGATCCGGTGCTGGGGCCGTGGCCCGAACCCGGCGACCTCGGCGTGGTCCAGACGGGCGCTTGGCTCCTGCCCGGTGGCGGGCCGCTCCCCGTCGCGGTCGAGTCCTTTTTGGACGATGGTGCGCCGCCCGTCTACTTCGGACTGGGCAGCATGCCCGCTCCCGGTGGTGACGTAGGGCGGGTGGTGCTCGCGGCCGCGCGGGAGGCCGGACGCCGGGTGATCGTGTCGCGGGGATGGGCGGAACTCGACCTCGATCGCGGCGGCGACCTCCTGGTGGTCGGCGAGGTCGACCACCGGGTGTTGTTCCCGCGGGTCGCCGCCGTCGTGCACCACGGCGGGGCGGGCACGACCACCACCGCCGCGCGGGCCGGCGTGCCGCAGGTCCTGCTTCCCCAGGTCTACGACCAGCACTACTGGGCCGGGCGCGTCGAGGACCTCGGCATCGGGGCCGCGCACCCTGCGGGGATGCCGACTCCCGCGTCGCTGCTCGACGCGCTCGAACGCGCCTCGCGACCGGGCGTGCGAGCCCGCGCCCGTGCCGTCGCCGCCGAGGTGCGCACCGACGGCGCCCGGGTCGCGGCGGAGCGGTTGGTGGGCGGGAGCTGA
- a CDS encoding alpha/beta fold hydrolase: MRTTSGIGFDVSGQGPPLVLHPGMYQLGEHWTRSGYTSRLTDGHTVITVDPLGVGSGAAPRDPAAYSLARRAESVTAVLDEVGADEAAFWGYSLGALTGYAVALHAPERLTCLVAGAFDPIGGFRTAMEPMLADLGLPADVDPYPVVESAAAASPVVAAVLDGSDRVALRANFDAFSAEPGVHAELADSDVPMLMHAGDADPWHDPMRNFAARTGTPFFTVPDADHVGCWRRPDDVLARVLPFLADQA; encoded by the coding sequence GTGCGCACCACATCCGGCATCGGATTCGACGTGTCCGGGCAGGGACCGCCGCTCGTCCTGCACCCGGGCATGTACCAGCTCGGTGAGCACTGGACCCGGTCCGGTTACACCTCGCGCCTGACAGACGGCCACACGGTGATCACCGTGGACCCGCTGGGAGTGGGATCCGGTGCCGCGCCACGGGATCCGGCCGCGTACTCGCTCGCGCGCCGGGCCGAGAGCGTGACCGCCGTGCTCGACGAGGTCGGCGCGGACGAAGCGGCGTTCTGGGGCTACTCGCTGGGTGCGCTGACCGGGTACGCGGTCGCGCTGCACGCGCCGGAACGGCTCACCTGCCTCGTCGCCGGAGCGTTCGACCCCATCGGCGGGTTCCGCACCGCGATGGAGCCGATGCTCGCAGACCTCGGGCTACCGGCCGACGTCGACCCGTATCCCGTCGTGGAGAGCGCCGCCGCGGCCAGCCCCGTGGTCGCCGCCGTGCTCGACGGGAGTGACCGGGTGGCGCTGCGCGCGAACTTCGACGCGTTCTCCGCGGAGCCGGGGGTGCACGCGGAACTCGCCGATTCGGACGTCCCGATGCTCATGCACGCGGGAGACGCCGACCCTTGGCACGACCCGATGCGGAACTTCGCCGCACGAACCGGAACGCCGTTCTTCACCGTCCCCGATGCGGACCACGTGGGCTGCTGGAGGAGACCGGACGACGTGCTCGCCCGCGTTCTCCCGTTCTTGGCGGACCAGGCTTGA
- a CDS encoding NACHT domain-containing protein, producing the protein MAGNETYNSNEYNGSGSGPVFQANAVHGDVVVLPRSGALLSANEEQISWARQLAQEVRASSAREVRRRGAGDSRALPVRWRAAPDELIDHWENIHESTTTSTALPLSGHFTAVRQTYEIVRSKRLVILGQAGAGKTTLAHRLVLDLLAAAASAGPVPVLFSLSGWKPVTTPLPDWLADRLARDFPFLNAPGSSAGANAASELVDRNLILPVLDGFDEIPERNRPQAIDEITEADGPLVLTSRTVEYAAATRAANVVGRAAAIELEDLDLDETRQYLILGTNKSRSVEWDAVFEHLNEAPSSPVGKNLIPPLTAPLMVMLARVIYGASPDRRPGELLDAQKFPTRRSVENHLLRAYLDVSYGARRGSRPQWSPGQVRKWMGNIAAQLSRRDAHDLVWWDLAGMIRPCTRVFVTAGSYGMVYSISYWITEAIEHQIAPDAVGGITYELAGRQLSSLAGAVLFGVAGGLALGVVVETGFRRGRTGPEPERLRLTLRRGDKVRPLASSRLTKLSSSFVKGVAFGIMFGVVFVVSAQAASGAGPLALKLVSDIGLVVGLAGGLGNLAMSFASDNHHSQAASPWALLRTDRRVTLFRVFVVGGIVAAVFTVGVSISAGLLLGLLTGAATLALSAWGHWLLFARFWLPLTGRLPWRPRRFLEDAYDRGVLRQAGAVYQFRHAHLRDHLARRRPSQRWTT; encoded by the coding sequence ATGGCCGGTAATGAGACGTACAACAGCAATGAGTACAACGGGTCTGGTTCCGGGCCCGTCTTCCAGGCCAACGCGGTGCACGGCGACGTGGTGGTGCTGCCGCGATCAGGAGCGTTGTTGAGCGCGAACGAGGAGCAGATCTCCTGGGCGCGGCAGCTCGCTCAAGAAGTGCGGGCATCGAGCGCACGAGAAGTGCGGCGGCGCGGAGCCGGAGATTCCCGCGCGTTGCCGGTGCGATGGCGTGCCGCTCCCGATGAACTGATCGATCATTGGGAAAACATTCACGAATCGACGACGACCTCCACGGCCCTTCCTCTTTCCGGTCATTTTACGGCGGTCCGGCAGACCTACGAGATCGTGCGGTCCAAACGCCTGGTGATCCTCGGTCAGGCCGGGGCAGGTAAGACCACGCTCGCGCACCGCCTCGTCCTCGACCTGCTCGCGGCCGCCGCGAGTGCGGGTCCGGTGCCGGTGCTGTTCAGCCTGAGCGGCTGGAAACCCGTCACCACGCCGCTACCGGATTGGCTGGCCGATCGGCTCGCTCGGGACTTTCCCTTCCTGAACGCGCCAGGATCTTCCGCCGGTGCGAACGCGGCGAGTGAACTCGTCGACCGAAACCTGATCCTGCCGGTGCTCGACGGATTCGACGAGATCCCCGAGCGCAACCGCCCACAAGCGATCGATGAGATCACCGAAGCCGATGGCCCGCTCGTGCTCACCAGCCGTACCGTGGAGTACGCGGCGGCCACGCGCGCGGCCAACGTCGTCGGCAGGGCGGCCGCCATCGAACTCGAAGATCTCGACCTGGACGAAACCAGGCAATATTTGATCCTCGGTACCAACAAATCTCGTTCCGTTGAATGGGACGCGGTGTTCGAGCATCTGAACGAAGCGCCCTCGAGCCCTGTCGGCAAGAACCTCATTCCGCCCTTGACCGCGCCCTTGATGGTCATGCTCGCGCGGGTCATCTACGGTGCAAGTCCCGATCGTCGTCCAGGTGAGCTTCTGGACGCTCAGAAGTTTCCGACGCGTAGGAGCGTGGAGAACCACCTTCTTCGCGCCTATCTCGACGTTTCGTACGGGGCCCGTCGCGGTTCGCGTCCGCAGTGGAGTCCTGGTCAAGTCCGCAAATGGATGGGGAATATCGCTGCGCAGCTATCTCGCCGCGACGCGCATGACCTTGTCTGGTGGGATCTGGCAGGCATGATCCGGCCATGCACCCGCGTCTTCGTCACGGCTGGTTCTTACGGGATGGTGTACTCGATTTCCTATTGGATCACGGAAGCCATCGAGCACCAGATCGCGCCCGATGCCGTTGGCGGGATCACGTACGAACTCGCCGGTCGGCAGCTGTCGTCCTTGGCCGGCGCGGTACTTTTCGGGGTCGCGGGCGGTCTGGCGCTGGGAGTCGTCGTCGAAACGGGGTTTCGGCGCGGGCGTACCGGCCCGGAACCTGAGCGCCTGCGACTGACGCTGCGCCGAGGGGACAAGGTGAGACCGCTCGCGTCGTCCCGGCTCACGAAGCTGTCGTCCTCCTTCGTCAAAGGAGTCGCATTCGGGATCATGTTCGGAGTCGTTTTCGTGGTTTCCGCGCAGGCTGCGAGTGGTGCGGGGCCGCTGGCTCTGAAACTCGTTTCCGACATCGGTCTTGTGGTCGGCTTGGCAGGTGGTCTTGGAAACCTGGCCATGTCCTTCGCCAGCGATAATCATCATTCTCAGGCGGCGAGTCCGTGGGCGTTGCTGCGGACCGATCGCCGGGTGACGCTCTTTCGGGTGTTCGTCGTCGGGGGCATCGTCGCGGCCGTGTTCACCGTCGGGGTGTCGATCTCGGCTGGTCTCCTGCTCGGGCTGCTCACCGGTGCGGCAACGCTCGCGCTGTCCGCGTGGGGTCATTGGCTGTTGTTCGCGCGGTTCTGGCTCCCGCTGACCGGCCGTTTGCCCTGGCGGCCGAGGCGTTTCCTCGAAGACGCGTACGACCGGGGGGTCCTGCGACAGGCGGGAGCGGTCTACCAGTTCCGCCACGCCCACCTTCGCGACCACCTCGCGCGCCGTCGTCCTTCCCAGCGCTGGACCACGTGA
- a CDS encoding aromatic acid exporter family protein yields the protein MNGSQTNRKSTDDVGGHRDGGHLRKGWQRLRSLVRRGIGHAGPDRDAMLLIVKSVIAATAGWLIANNLLGAPSATFAPFTALLMVQATISQSLDQSARYAGAMVVGVVLAGLVTPLLGAATLTFALLMLVALVLGRWRRLGAQGPQVGVAALFAYSSFTQSGNSLSSFVQLGSIAGLVLLGCVLGVLTNLLVVPPMRYRSAEYGIESVAHTLCDLTTDVSDGLREGVPSAEDAAEWRHRADQLPEIVTQARSSVEHAAETTRFNPRRLLFSQKPSFDGHRSSVNALERAVEQLRSAMRGLTYAAEADDPQEQQHEFARDFGALLREVAGAARAAGDVHGNDNHDELDRLGEATENARERYRALVARTEDRQLDRPDQWPVYGALQTDAQRLVEEFVQAYDNLAELMRGTGSPTGGEGATAEGGPAGR from the coding sequence GTGAACGGATCTCAGACGAACCGGAAGAGCACCGACGATGTCGGTGGCCATCGGGACGGGGGCCACCTGCGCAAGGGGTGGCAGCGGCTCAGGAGCCTGGTGCGCCGGGGGATCGGGCATGCGGGACCGGACCGGGACGCGATGCTGCTCATCGTCAAGAGCGTCATCGCCGCCACCGCCGGCTGGCTCATCGCGAACAACCTGCTGGGCGCGCCCTCGGCCACGTTCGCGCCGTTCACCGCGCTGCTGATGGTGCAGGCGACGATCTCGCAATCGCTGGACCAGTCCGCCCGGTACGCGGGGGCGATGGTCGTGGGCGTCGTGCTGGCGGGGCTGGTCACTCCGTTGCTGGGCGCGGCCACGTTGACGTTCGCACTGCTCATGCTCGTCGCGTTGGTGCTGGGGCGGTGGCGCAGGCTCGGCGCGCAAGGGCCGCAGGTCGGCGTCGCGGCGTTGTTCGCGTACTCCTCGTTCACCCAGTCCGGCAACTCGTTGTCGAGCTTCGTGCAGCTGGGCAGCATCGCGGGGCTGGTGCTGCTCGGGTGCGTGCTCGGGGTCCTGACGAACCTGCTGGTCGTGCCGCCGATGCGCTACCGCAGCGCGGAATACGGCATCGAATCGGTCGCACACACCTTGTGCGACTTGACCACCGACGTCTCCGACGGGCTGCGCGAAGGCGTGCCCTCCGCCGAAGACGCGGCGGAATGGCGCCACCGCGCCGACCAGCTTCCGGAGATCGTCACGCAGGCCCGCTCATCGGTGGAGCACGCGGCCGAGACGACCCGGTTCAACCCGCGACGGCTCCTGTTCAGCCAAAAGCCGTCGTTCGACGGTCACCGCAGCAGCGTCAACGCGCTGGAACGCGCCGTCGAGCAACTGCGCTCGGCCATGCGCGGCCTGACCTACGCGGCCGAGGCCGACGATCCGCAAGAACAGCAGCACGAGTTCGCGCGGGACTTCGGTGCACTGCTGCGCGAAGTGGCCGGTGCCGCGCGGGCCGCGGGCGACGTGCACGGCAACGACAACCACGACGAGCTCGACCGGCTCGGCGAGGCGACCGAGAACGCCCGGGAGCGCTACCGCGCGCTCGTCGCGCGGACCGAAGATCGGCAGCTCGACCGTCCGGACCAGTGGCCCGTCTACGGAGCGTTGCAGACCGACGCGCAGCGCCTGGTCGAGGAGTTCGTCCAGGCGTACGACAACCTCGCCGAACTGATGCGGGGGACCGGTTCGCCCACCGGTGGCGAGGGGGCGACGGCTGAAGGCGGCCCGGCCGGCCGGTGA